In Hevea brasiliensis isolate MT/VB/25A 57/8 chromosome 13, ASM3005281v1, whole genome shotgun sequence, a single genomic region encodes these proteins:
- the LOC110642912 gene encoding uncharacterized protein LOC110642912, with translation MTGEAVNPKAYPLADAQLTITILDLVQQAANYKQLKKGANEATKTLNRGISEFIVMAADTEPLEILLHLPLLAEDKNVPYVFVPSKQALGRACGVTRPVIACSVTSNEGSQLKTQIQQLKDAIEKLLI, from the exons ATG ACAGGGGAGGCAGTTAACCCAAAAGCATACCCGCTTGCAGATGCTCAGCTCACCATTACTATACTCGATCTTGTTCAACAAGCAGCCAACTACAAGCAACTCAAGAAAGGAGCCAATGAAG CTACTAAGACCCTTAATAGGGGTATCTCTGAGTTCATTGTGATGGCTGCCGATACTGAGCCCCTTGAGATTCTTCTCCATCTTCCCTTGCTCGCTGAAGATAAg AATGTGCCTTACGTATTTGTCCCATCAAAGCAAGCACTTGGCCGAGCATGTGGTGTCACAAGACCTGTTATTGCTTGTTCTGTGACATCAAATGAAGGAAGCCAATTGAAGACCCAAATACAACAACTCAAA GATGCCATTGAAAAGCTCTTGATATGA